GCTGCCGTCGCACTGCTCCTCGACGATCCGGTCGCGCTCGGCCTCGGTCATCGCGTCGTAGGTCTCGCCGCCCTTCCGGATCCGGTAGAGGGGAGGCTGGGCGGCGTAGACGTAGCCCGCCTCGATGAGGGGTTTGAGGTAGCGATAGAGCAGGGTCAGATAGAGGGTCCGGATGTGCGCGCCGTCGACGTCGGCGTCGGTCATGATGACGATCTTGTGGTATCGGGCCTCCTCGATGTCGAACTCCTCGCCGACACCCGCGCCGATGGCGGTGATCAGGTTGCGGATCTTCTCGTTTTCGAGGATCCGATCGAGTCTGTGCTTCTCGACGTTGAGCACCTTCCCGAAGAGGGGAAGGATGGCCTGGAACTCCCGGTCACGACCCTGTTTCGCGCTGCCACCGGCCGAGTCGCCCTCCACGATGAAGAGTTCGGCCTCGCTCGGGTCGCGGGTCTGACAGTCGGCGAGTTTGCCGGGGAGCGCGGTTGATTCGAGCGCGGACTTCCGACGGGTGAGCTCCTCGGCCTTCTTGGCCGCCCGACGGGCCTTCGCGGCCTCGACGGCCTTGTTGATGGCCGCCTTCGCGGTGTCGGGATGCTCTTCGAAGTAGGTGTCGAGGTGCTGGTGGACCGCGCTCGCGACGATCCCGTTGACTTCGCCGTTGCCGAGTTTGGTCTTGGTCTGGCCCTCGAACTGCGGGTCGGGGTGTTTGACCGAGATCACAGCAGTAAGCCCCTCGCGGATGTCGCTCCCCTTCAGCGTGTCGCCGTCGAGCGGGTCGAGCAGGCCGTTCTCCTTCGCGTAGTCGTTGACGACGCGAGTTAGGGCGGTCTTGAACCCCGTGAGGTGGGTCCCGCCCTCGCGGGTGTTGATGTTGTTCGCGAAGGCGTGGATCGAGCCCTGAAGTTCGCTGGTGGTCTGCATCGCCACTTCGACGGCGACCTCGCCCTCGTCGGTGGTCGCGGTGTCCTCGAGGTAGATCACGTCCTCGTGGAGCGCGCTCTTCGATTCGTTGAGGTAGACCACGAACTCGCGGATGCCGCCGTCGTACCGGAAGCGCTCCTGGCTGTCGTCGCGCTCGTCCCTGAGCTGGATCTCGACCCCGGAGTTGAGGAAGGCGAGCTCGCGCAGGCGGGTCGCGAGCGTCGCGGCGGCGAAGTCCGTCGTCGAGAAGACCTCGTCGTCGGGCCAGAAACGGAGCTCCGTGCCCGTCTCCTCCTCGGGGTCGAGGTCGCGAACCCGTTCGAGGTCGCCGTCGGGCTCGCCGTGGTCGAAGCGCTGTTTCCAGACCGCCCCGTCGCGTTTCACCGTCACCTCGACCCACTTCGAGAGCGCGTTCACCACGCTCACCCCGACGCCGTGAAGCCCCCCCGAAACCTGGTAGGACTCCTTGTCGAACTTCCCGCCGGCGTGGAGTACGGTCATGATGACTTCGAGCGCGGACTTCCCGTTCTCGTGCTCGTCGACCGGGATCCCGCGGCCGTCGTCGGCGACGCTCACGGAGGGGTGCTCGCCGTCGTGGATCGTGACGGTGATCGAATCACAGTAACCGGCGAGCGCCTCGTCGATGGCGTTGTCGACGACCTCATAAACGAGATGGTGGAGCCCGCGGGCGTCCGTCGACCCGATGTACATCGCCGGACGCTTTCTGACAGCCTCGAGGCCTTCGAGGACCTGAATCTGCCCCGCTCCATACTTGTCTTGCGACATATAATCTATCGATTCATAGCGGTCCCGGCGGCATAAGTCTCCCGCACGCGCGCCATCGGTATGCCGGCGCTGACGCCGTGATACACCGGTTGACGGCCGAGACGGCGGGCGGTTTTCGCCGACCACCGCCTCGGCCGCGCCCTCCACTTCCACCGTGGTACCATCGGGGTTTTAACCGTCCCCGAAATACCACCACCAATGCCATCCCTCCAATCCACGCTCGACGATGGGGGGGTCGCCGCGGAGCTCGCGGAGGGCCAGCGCGCGATCTCCATCGCCGAGTTCTTCGAGAAGAACAAGCACATGCTCGGGTTCGACAGCGGTGCCCGGGGCCTCGTCACCGCCGTGAAGGAGGCGGTCGACAACGCGCTCGACGCCGCCGAGGAGGCCGGCCACCTCCCCGACATCTACGTCGAGATCGAGGAGGTCGGCGACTACTATCGATTGGTGGTCGAGGACAACGGTCCGGGGATCACCGCCGAACAGCTCCCGAAGGTCTTCGGAAAGCTCCTCTACGGCTCGCGGTTCCACAAACGCGAACAGGCCCGGGGCCAGCAGGGGATCGGTATCTCGGCGGCGGTTCTCTACAGCCAACTGACGAGCGGGAAACCCGCGAAGATCACGAGTCGCACGGGGGGCGGCGAGGCGAAGTACTTCGAGCTCATCATCGATACCGATACCAACGAACCCGAGGTCTCGGTCGAGGAGACGACGACCTGGGACCGGCCTCACGGGACGCGGATCGAGCTCGAGATGGACGCGAACATGCGCGCCCGCGGCCAGCTCCGGGACTACATCAAACACACCGCGGTGGTGAACCCCCACGCCCGGATCGAGCTCCGCGAACCCGGCGGCGAGTTCAAGGCCGAACGCGCCACCGACGACCTCCCCGCCGAGACCGAGGAGATCCGCCCGCATCCGCACGGGGTCGAGCTCGGAACGCTGTTGAAGATGCTCGACGACACCGACTCCTACAGCCTCTCGGGCTTCCTCCAGGAGGAGTTCACCAGGGTCGGGAAGAAGACCGCCGCGAACGTCATCGCGGCGTTCAACGACCGCCACTACGGTCGCGAGATGGCGTGGCGAACGCCCCACGACGGCGCGGCGGTCGAGGCCGCGGTCACCGACGTGGTGGCGAACAAAAGCGCCGAGGACGTCGACGCGTTCGCCACCCACATAGCCGAGGCCGTCGGGGAGCGCGACCGACTCGCACATCACGAACTCGACGCCCTCGTGCGGACGGCGGCGGGCGAGACCAACGCCGAAACTGGCACGACGTTCGGCGAGACGGTGTGTGAGAAGGCCGTCGCGGCGACGTGGGACGTGATTCGGGAGAACCGCGAGAGCGACCTCTACGAGCTCGCCGACGACGCGACGAGCACCCGAAAGGACGGTTCGACCATCGAACCGTTCGCCGACCGGCTGGCCGCGAAGTTCGAGGGCGGGCGCGACCGCCTCCGGCGCGACGAGCTCGCCGAGTACGTCGACCGCGCGGCGGCGATGACCGAGGAGCGCGACGACGTCTCGTTCGGCGAGACCGCCCGCGAGAACGTCGTCGAGGCCGTCTGGGAGGTCTGTCGGGCGGTGCCCGACGACCCGCCGACGGTCACGGAAGTGGCCGGCGACCGCGACACCGCGAGCGCGCTGTTGGACGCGATGAGCGCGACGGACATCATCGCGCCGCCGACCGACTGCCTCTCGCCGATCACCGCCGAGCTCGTGCGCTCGGGTCTCGAAAAGGAGTTCGACGCGGACTTCTACGCCTCGGCGACGCGGGACGCGGGCGTTCACGGCGGCGACCCGTTCATCGTCGAGGCGGGCATCGCCTACGGCGGCGAGCTCGGAGCCGAGGGGAACGTCCAGCTCATGCGCTTCGCCAACCGCGTTCCCCTGGTCTACCAGCGCGGCGCGTGTGCGACGACCGACGTGATCAAGTCGATCGGCTGGCGGAACTACGGTCTCGACCAGCCCGGCGGGTCGGGGATGCCGAACGGGCCGTGCGTCATCATGGTCCACGTCGCCTCGACCAACGTGCCCTTCACCAGCGAATCGAAGGACGCCATAGCGAACGTCCCCGGGATCGAAGACGAGATCGAACTCGCGGTCCGTGAGGCCGCCCGCGAACTCAAGAGCTACCTGAAAAAGCGCCAGTCGATGCAACAGCGCCGCCAAAAGCAGGACGTGCTCGGGGCGATCCTCCCCGAGATGGCGACGAAGCTCGCCGACGTCACCGAGCGCGAGGAGCTGGACATCGACGACTCGCTCGCGCGGATCATGAACAACGTGCTGGTCGAGCGGCGCGTCGAGGACGACCACGTCGAACTCGTCGTCGAGAACCACTCCTCGACGGGCGAGAGCCCGGAGCTCACCGAGATCGTCTCGGCCGAACCGACGGCGGTCTCGGACGGCGCGCGCGTCGTCGAGATGGACGGCGAGTGGTTCATCAAGTGGTCGCCCGAAGTGAGCGGCAACGACGAGGCCACGCTCGAATACGACCTCGCCGACGCCGACGCCGCCTTCGACCTCGACGTGACCGGTATCGAAGCCGAGAAACTCACCGTCAACGCCTAACTCGTTCCACAAACAGAACCACCCATGAGCACCGACACACCCGACATCGACGCCTCGGCGCGCGAGCGGCTCATCGACCTCGCCGCCGAGTTCTACGACCAGTTCGCCGCGGGGGAGGTCCCCGAGATGCGGCTCCCGACGCGGACGAAATCCAACATCGAGTACGACGAGGACTCGAACGTCTGGGTCTACGGCGACCGCGAGAGCACGCGAAGCGCGAACTCCGTTCGCGGCGCGCGCAAGCTCCTCAAGGCCATCTACACGATCGACTTCCTCGCCGAGCAGCTCGACGAGGACCGTTCGTCCACCCTGCGTGAACTCTACTACCTCTCGGAGAGCTGGGGCGAGAAGGAGGCCCAGTTTTCCGACCAGGACGAGTCGAACCAGCTGATCGAGGACCTCGAGATCGTCTCCCACGTCACCCGCGAGGACTTCCACATGCGTCCGGAGGAGTCCGGCGCGAAGCTCATGGGCCCGCTCCGCATCCGCGAGCAGACGAACCGCGGCGACCGCGAGATCCACTGCCAGGACGACGTCGGCCAGGGCGGCTATCAGATCCCGAACAACCCCGACACGATCGAGTTCCTCGACCACGACACCGACTTCGTCCTCTGTGTCGAGACCGGCGGGATGCGCGACCGACTGGTCGAGAACGGCTTCGACGAGGACTTCAGCACCCTCGTGGTCCACCTCGGCGGCCAGCCCGCGCGTGCGACCCGGCGGATCATCAAACGGCTCCACGACGAACTCGATCTCCCAGTAGTAGTCTTCACCGACGGCGACCCGTGGTCCTACCGGATCTACGGCTCGGTGGCCTACGGCTCCATCAAGTCCGCCCACCTCTCCGAGTACCTCGCCACGCCCGAGGCGCGCTTCATCGGGATCCAGCCCGCGGACATCGTGGAGTACGACCTGCCGACCGACCCCCTCAGCGACTCGGACATCAACGCGCTCGAGAGCGAACTCACCGACCCGCGATTCCAGACCGACTACTGGCGCGAACAGATCGAACTCCAGCTCGACATCGGCAAGAAGGCCGAACAGCAGTCGCTGGCCGCGCGTGGCCTCGATTTCGTCACGGACACCTATCTCCCCGAACGGCTGACCGCGATGGGCGTCCTGTAGTTCGGGCGTCTCGACCGCGGTTCGAACGGGCTCCGAGACCGACTTCGAGGAATGGCTCAACACCCAGATCCGCAACGACATCAACAGGGTCCGAATCCAGAACACGAGCCCGTGCAAGAAGATTTGCGCCCCACTCGTGGCCGACAACCCCTACGACCGCGACGAGGCGCTCGGAATACTGCCCGCACATCCGAACTGCATGGGTTCGTGGGCGTCGGAGGTTCCGGGGGCTAGGTCGTAGCGATCACTTGTCGCTGCTATCATCCGTGTACTCATTGGGGTGGTCTTCCCGGGTGGCTTCCAATTGCTGGTCAGCGATTACAGTCGCTGATAGCACCGAATCGATCATTCCTTTCAACCTGACTGCCTGCTCCATATCTGGCTCGTTCTCGTTGATGTGAGCACCGTCGTTCCCCAGATCTTTCACACCGTTGAGCGACTTACGGAGTTTCTCGTTGATCTCGCCTTCGTCCTTCAACTTTTGGAGCATCTTGTAGATACTCATGTTATCATCGACTTCAGCGATGTCGTAGTGGATTGCGATTGCGTGAATAGTTTTCCTGAAAAGAGTCGCGGCTCCACTCGGTGCTTCGGCGGAGATGCACCGTAGTGCTTCTTGATAGTATCTGTTCACGAAGTCAGGCACGTCATCGACGCCTTGTACTGAGGGACTAGGATACAACTTTGCTGTATGTGAGCCTGTACTATATGCTAGTGCCAGAACTGCATGGCAATTGTCGCATCTGACTGGCGCCGAGTACCCGATAGTACTACTGCTCTCCCCCGCCGACATCTGACGCAATCCGACTGTAGTGCTGCAGTGAGGACACTTTCCTCTACCCACGACAGAGCCGACAAGCCGCTCTGCTCCAAAATTCCCCCCACGCCCAAGTTCAGTGGTTCGTACTGTGATCTTAGCCATATTTTCACATATTGTCTTTAGCCTATAGCCTTTTGCTCAAAAACCACTAAGCGTCCGCCCGCGCGCTTGCATCATTCGTACCGCTCTCGACTGCCCAGCGACGGGTATACCAGACCTCACAGTCGAGCAGAACTCTGGGTTCGTGGCGCACGCGAGCCCCGACTAAGACGACGACGGCCCGTTACAGGTGCGCGGCATCGCTCTCAGAAAGGGCGTTGCCCACCGTTCGACGAGCTGCTTTGCTGAGTTCGTCGCCGTCGACAGTCGCGGGGTTGAAGACGGTCGCTCGCTCACTGCGGGGTATGTCGAGGTCAGACCTCGCGGGGCGGGTCACGGACGTGCTCACCGTCGACGTCGATGAGTTCAACGCCCGCGCCGCCGAGGAGGCCGCGGTCGTCAAACGCGAACTCGATGCGGGCACGTTCGACAACCCACAGGCGATGATCGGGCTGGAGTACGAGTTCTACGGGGTGAACCGCGGGACGAGCGCGCTCGCGCGGGTCCCACGTCGGCTCCTCGAGTACATCGGCTTCGAGAAGGAGCTCGGCCTCCACAACGCCGAGATGTGTACCAGCCCTCAACCGTTCAACGACTACGGGCTCCAGGCCCAGGAGGCCGAGGTCAACGCCCGCCTCCAGACCGCGCTCGACGCCGTGGCGAGTTCCGACCTCCGGCTGGTGAGCGACGGGATGTGGACCATCCCCCCGGAGGGCGAACCCGCGAACGAGTACCTCACCAGCAGCGTCGCCGACGACGGGATCCGGATCGCCTCGAACATGAGCGAATCCGTTCGCTATCACGCGATGGCGAACACCGAAGGAGCCGACACCGCGGGGATGCGCCTCGACGCGCCCCACGTCTCGCTCTCGGCCGACACCGTGATGCCCGAGAGCCTGATCACCTCGATCCAGCCCCACTACCAGGTCTCACACGCCGCCGACCTCCCCGAGTACTTCGCCTACGCGCTCCGGCTCGCGGGGCCGCTGCTCGCGCTCGGCGTCAACTCCCCGTTCTTCCCGCCGGACCTCTACGACGACACCCCCGCCGACCGCATCCTGGACGACGGCTGGATGAGCAATCGAGTCCACGTCTTCGAGGCCGTCCTCAACCCCGACGGAGGTACCGGGAAGGTGCGCTTCCCCCACGACCTCGATTCGGCCGAGCAGGCCGCCGAGCGGATCGCCAACGACGACACCGTGGTCTCGATGCCGGTCGAGGAGACCAACCGATTCGACGACGCGTTCTCGACCTTCCGGGTGAAACACGGCACCTACTGGCGCTGGGTGCGCCCCGTCTTCGACGGCGCGACCGAATCGGCCGCGAACGCCCGGATCGAGTTCCGCCCCATCGCGGGCCAGCCGACGGTCAGGGATGCCATCGCGTTCCAGGCGGCCTTCGCGGGCCTCCTCGAAAGCCTCACCCGGCGCGAGCACCCCGTCGCGAGCCTCGACTGGCAGGACGCCCACGAGAACTTCTACGAGGCGGTCTACCACGGGCTCGACGCCGACCTCGTCTGGATCACCAACGACGGCCGCGAGACCCGGGACTACGAGGAGATCTACTCGGACCTCTTCGCCCACGCGAAGGACGGCCTCGAATCCCGCGGTCTCTCCGAGAGCGAGACGGCGAAGTACCTCTGGCCGCTCCGCCAGCGCGCCCGCCACCGAGTGACCCCGGCGGACTGGAAACGCGACCAGGTTCGGACCCGTCTCGACGACGGCGAGGGCTTCGCGGACGCCGTCCACGGGATGCAGCGCGCGTACATCCAGCGCCAGTCCGAGACCCTGATCGGCGACCACAGCTTCGCCGACTGGATCGCCGACTGAGTGACGAACGGCCGCCCGGGCAGCCGGCGGTGCGGTCGCGGGGCGGTGGCCGTCGCAGCCAGCGGAGCGGTCCTGGCGGATGAAGGGCGAGGCGGGAGTGCGAGTGAAACGAGCACCGCGAGCGGCGCGAGGTTCGACCGAAGGGAGAACCTCGGATGCGAACGGGGAACGAAGTGACCCGTGAGCGAAGCGAGCGCGCCGAGGGCTTCGGCGGTGCGGTTGCGGGAGCGGTGCTGTGCGGAGCTGTTAGTGATTGTACCGCGAGCGACCGCAGGGAGCGAGCGGCAGTTTTTAGTCCAGGTTTTTGCGAGGACCCTGAGTGAGCGCAGCGAACGAATGGGGACGAAGTAAAAAAGTGGGTTTCTAGTAGAACTCGCGAACGAGGTCCGTCGCGTCCTCGGGTGCGCCGTCGGGGATGTCGGCCATGTTGGAGTCGAGGTCGTGGCGCTCGTTGTAGGGCACCGACTCGTCGTCCTGGTAGAGCACGCCCATGTACTCGGTGTCGTCGTCGCTGATCTTCTCCAGGGCCGCGTCCCTGTCGTTCGAGTCGTGGTCGGTCTCGTCGAGGTCGACGATCGTGTCCCGGAAGTAGTCGTAGGTGTCGACGTCGTTGAACGTCACGCACGGGCTGTAGACGTTGACGTAGCCGAAGCCGTCGTGTTCGATCGCCTGCTGGACGAGTTCGGCGTGGCGCTGGGCGTCCGAGGAGAACGACTGGGCGACGAAGCTCCCGCCGGCGGCCATCGCGAGCGCCTTCGGGTTGACCGGCTCCTGTTTCGGCCCGTCGGGCGAGGTCGCCGTCTCGAAGTCCTCGCGGCTGGTCGGCGAGAACTGGCCCTTCGTGAGGCCGTAGATCCGGTTGTCCATCACGACGTAGGTCATGTCCATGTTGCGGCGAACCGCGTGGACGAAGTGGCCCGCGCCGATGGAGTAGCCGTCGCCGTCGCCGCCCGAGACCATGACTTCGAGGTCGGGGTTCGCGCTCTTGACGCCGATGCCCACCGGCAGGGCACGGCCGTGGACACCGTGGAGCGCGTAGCTGTGCATGTAGGTGCCAATCTTGCCCGAACAGCCGATACCGGCGACCACGAAGGTGTTGTCGGGGTCGTTGCCGGTGTTCGCGAGGGCTTTCATCATGCCGTTCATCGTCCCGAAGTCGCCGCATCCGGGACACCACGTCGGCTGCTTGTCGGATTTGAAATCCGTGAATCTAACGTCTGAGCTCATGTGGGGACCTCCTGTGGCGTGTCGAGTTTCTCGGTGATCCGCTCGGCGAGTTCGTCGGCCTTGAACTGCACGCCGTTGTACTTGTTGATGCGTTTGACGCGGGTAAGGGTGTCGTGTTCGAGCACGTCCGCGAACTGACCGGTCGCGTTACACTCGACCACGATGACCTCTTCTGCCTCCTCGAACTCCTCGGAGAGGTCGGGCCGCGGGAAGAGGTAGGGCACCGAGAGGAACCGAACGGAGACGTCGGCCTCTTCGAGGAAACCGATCGCCTCGCGCATCGCGCCCTCGTTCGAGCCCCACGAGACCACGAGGGTGTCGGCGTCCTCGTCCCCGAACTCGCGGTAGTCCCACTCCTCTTCCTCCTGAGCGGTCCGAACCTTCTGGTTTCGCTTGTCGACCTGCTCGATACGGACGTCGGTGTCCTCGGTCCGCCGACCGAGTTCGTCGTGTTCGAGCCCGGTCGTCATGTGCGCACCGCCCGAGGTTCCGGGGAGGGTGCGGGGACTGACGCCGTCGGCGGCGGGGAAGTGTGGCTGGAACTGGTCCTTGTCGTTGAGCCACGTGTCGATGTCGCTCTCCTCGACGAGTTTCCCGCGGTCGACCTCGACCGCGTCCATGTCGAACTCCTCCGGCTCGTAGGTCTGTTCGGTGACCGAGAGCGCCAGGTCCGCGACCAGGTACACCGGCGTCTGGTACTTCTCCGCGAGGTTGAACGCTTCCACGGTTTTGTGGAAACACTCGGCGACCGTGGTCGCCGAGACCACGAACCGGGGGATCTCGCCGTGGCCGCCATAGAGCAGCATGTCGAGGTCGCCCTGTTCCTGTTTGGTCGGCATCCCGGTCGAGGGACCCGAGCGCATCACGTCACAGATCACGAGCGGGGTCTCGCTGGTCGCGACGAGGCCGAAGGTCTCGGCCATCAGGTCGATCCCCGGTCCCGAAGTAGCGGTCATCGAACGCGCGCCGGCCCGCGCCGCGCCGAGCGCCATGTTGATCGCCGAGAGCTCGTCCTCGGCCTGCATCACGTGGCCGCCGTAGCGTTCGATCTTGCCCTTGAGGTACTCCATCACGTCCGTCGCGGGCGTGATGGGATAGCCCGAGTAGAATCGACAGCCAGCGGCGATCGCACCCATGCCGATGGCCTCGTCGCCGTTCAGGAGGACG
The Halococcus hamelinensis 100A6 genome window above contains:
- a CDS encoding 2-oxoacid:ferredoxin oxidoreductase subunit beta yields the protein MSSDVRFTDFKSDKQPTWCPGCGDFGTMNGMMKALANTGNDPDNTFVVAGIGCSGKIGTYMHSYALHGVHGRALPVGIGVKSANPDLEVMVSGGDGDGYSIGAGHFVHAVRRNMDMTYVVMDNRIYGLTKGQFSPTSREDFETATSPDGPKQEPVNPKALAMAAGGSFVAQSFSSDAQRHAELVQQAIEHDGFGYVNVYSPCVTFNDVDTYDYFRDTIVDLDETDHDSNDRDAALEKISDDDTEYMGVLYQDDESVPYNERHDLDSNMADIPDGAPEDATDLVREFY
- a CDS encoding DUF4145 domain-containing protein, with the protein product MPDFVNRYYQEALRCISAEAPSGAATLFRKTIHAIAIHYDIAEVDDNMSIYKMLQKLKDEGEINEKLRKSLNGVKDLGNDGAHINENEPDMEQAVRLKGMIDSVLSATVIADQQLEATREDHPNEYTDDSSDK
- the gyrB gene encoding DNA topoisomerase (ATP-hydrolyzing) subunit B, with protein sequence MSQDKYGAGQIQVLEGLEAVRKRPAMYIGSTDARGLHHLVYEVVDNAIDEALAGYCDSITVTIHDGEHPSVSVADDGRGIPVDEHENGKSALEVIMTVLHAGGKFDKESYQVSGGLHGVGVSVVNALSKWVEVTVKRDGAVWKQRFDHGEPDGDLERVRDLDPEEETGTELRFWPDDEVFSTTDFAAATLATRLRELAFLNSGVEIQLRDERDDSQERFRYDGGIREFVVYLNESKSALHEDVIYLEDTATTDEGEVAVEVAMQTTSELQGSIHAFANNINTREGGTHLTGFKTALTRVVNDYAKENGLLDPLDGDTLKGSDIREGLTAVISVKHPDPQFEGQTKTKLGNGEVNGIVASAVHQHLDTYFEEHPDTAKAAINKAVEAAKARRAAKKAEELTRRKSALESTALPGKLADCQTRDPSEAELFIVEGDSAGGSAKQGRDREFQAILPLFGKVLNVEKHRLDRILENEKIRNLITAIGAGVGEEFDIEEARYHKIVIMTDADVDGAHIRTLYLTLLYRYLKPLIEAGYVYAAQPPLYRIRKGGETYDAMTEAERDRIVEEQCDGSPDQVQRFKGLGEMNPDQLWETTMNPENRILKRITLEDAAAADRMFSVLMGDAVEPRRDFIKSHATDAEWVDI
- a CDS encoding DNA topoisomerase IV subunit A; this encodes MSTDTPDIDASARERLIDLAAEFYDQFAAGEVPEMRLPTRTKSNIEYDEDSNVWVYGDRESTRSANSVRGARKLLKAIYTIDFLAEQLDEDRSSTLRELYYLSESWGEKEAQFSDQDESNQLIEDLEIVSHVTREDFHMRPEESGAKLMGPLRIREQTNRGDREIHCQDDVGQGGYQIPNNPDTIEFLDHDTDFVLCVETGGMRDRLVENGFDEDFSTLVVHLGGQPARATRRIIKRLHDELDLPVVVFTDGDPWSYRIYGSVAYGSIKSAHLSEYLATPEARFIGIQPADIVEYDLPTDPLSDSDINALESELTDPRFQTDYWREQIELQLDIGKKAEQQSLAARGLDFVTDTYLPERLTAMGVL
- a CDS encoding DNA topoisomerase VI subunit B; amino-acid sequence: MPSLQSTLDDGGVAAELAEGQRAISIAEFFEKNKHMLGFDSGARGLVTAVKEAVDNALDAAEEAGHLPDIYVEIEEVGDYYRLVVEDNGPGITAEQLPKVFGKLLYGSRFHKREQARGQQGIGISAAVLYSQLTSGKPAKITSRTGGGEAKYFELIIDTDTNEPEVSVEETTTWDRPHGTRIELEMDANMRARGQLRDYIKHTAVVNPHARIELREPGGEFKAERATDDLPAETEEIRPHPHGVELGTLLKMLDDTDSYSLSGFLQEEFTRVGKKTAANVIAAFNDRHYGREMAWRTPHDGAAVEAAVTDVVANKSAEDVDAFATHIAEAVGERDRLAHHELDALVRTAAGETNAETGTTFGETVCEKAVAATWDVIRENRESDLYELADDATSTRKDGSTIEPFADRLAAKFEGGRDRLRRDELAEYVDRAAAMTEERDDVSFGETARENVVEAVWEVCRAVPDDPPTVTEVAGDRDTASALLDAMSATDIIAPPTDCLSPITAELVRSGLEKEFDADFYASATRDAGVHGGDPFIVEAGIAYGGELGAEGNVQLMRFANRVPLVYQRGACATTDVIKSIGWRNYGLDQPGGSGMPNGPCVIMVHVASTNVPFTSESKDAIANVPGIEDEIELAVREAARELKSYLKKRQSMQQRRQKQDVLGAILPEMATKLADVTEREELDIDDSLARIMNNVLVERRVEDDHVELVVENHSSTGESPELTEIVSAEPTAVSDGARVVEMDGEWFIKWSPEVSGNDEATLEYDLADADAAFDLDVTGIEAEKLTVNA
- a CDS encoding 2-oxoacid:acceptor oxidoreductase subunit alpha; the encoded protein is MPDDLNWAIGGEAGDGINSTGKIFAQALSRAGRHVFTSKDFASRIRGGYTAYKVRSSTAQVESVVDRLDILIALTQRTVEENMDELHEGSIIIYDGERTMMEDFEAPEGMIDLPVPLKSLAEDAGGAIMQNIVALGAACEVANFPIENLDEALEKRFGNKGQSIVENNKEAARLGEEHVQEEYDRDDFGYDVETTDSDYVLLNGDEAIGMGAIAAGCRFYSGYPITPATDVMEYLKGKIERYGGHVMQAEDELSAINMALGAARAGARSMTATSGPGIDLMAETFGLVATSETPLVICDVMRSGPSTGMPTKQEQGDLDMLLYGGHGEIPRFVVSATTVAECFHKTVEAFNLAEKYQTPVYLVADLALSVTEQTYEPEEFDMDAVEVDRGKLVEESDIDTWLNDKDQFQPHFPAADGVSPRTLPGTSGGAHMTTGLEHDELGRRTEDTDVRIEQVDKRNQKVRTAQEEEEWDYREFGDEDADTLVVSWGSNEGAMREAIGFLEEADVSVRFLSVPYLFPRPDLSEEFEEAEEVIVVECNATGQFADVLEHDTLTRVKRINKYNGVQFKADELAERITEKLDTPQEVPT